In the Lentimicrobium sp. L6 genome, one interval contains:
- a CDS encoding type II toxin-antitoxin system HigA family antitoxin yields the protein MRTKILKTEKDYNDACERIYILIHSNENAIEPASSEGEEIELLSLLIEKYEQEHFSIQAPSPIEAIRFRMDQMNLKQADLAPLFGGKTRISEVLNGKRPLTLKMITLLNRYLGIPLESLVNGNKDIKLDPEKREKILSIDSIKDYFTKSGRVAVL from the coding sequence ATGAGGACTAAAATATTAAAAACGGAGAAAGATTATAATGACGCCTGTGAGCGTATTTATATACTTATTCACAGCAATGAAAATGCAATTGAACCAGCAAGTAGCGAAGGCGAGGAGATAGAATTATTGTCTCTACTTATTGAAAAATATGAGCAAGAGCATTTTTCAATTCAAGCTCCAAGTCCTATTGAAGCCATTAGATTTAGAATGGATCAGATGAATTTAAAGCAAGCAGACCTTGCACCTTTGTTTGGTGGGAAAACACGAATTTCGGAAGTTCTAAATGGAAAAAGACCATTAACTTTGAAAATGATAACATTATTAAACAGATATCTGGGAATTCCCTTAGAATCATTGGTTAATGGTAATAAAGATATAAAACTAGATCCTGAAAAGAGAGAGAAAATATTGAGTATAGATTCCATCAAAGATTATTTTACAAAAAGTGGTAGAGTGGCAGTCTTATAA